The Exiguobacterium aurantiacum DSM 6208 genome includes a window with the following:
- a CDS encoding CpsD/CapB family tyrosine-protein kinase codes for MFLRKKNANLPDYGQRDLITLANPKSPISEQYRTIRTNLEFTSIGQKLQMITVTSASNGEGKSTTAANLAVVYAQLGKRVLLIDCDLRKPTAHFTFKTSAHAGLSTILVGRIPLDRAIQKTDVARLSLLAAGPIPPNPTELVASERMTQLLEDVRADYDIVILDAPPMMQVADARLLANVSDGTILVIGCENSDRQLVLKAKEQLERTGTHMLGLVLNKRPSSGRRTYYAYE; via the coding sequence ATGTTTCTGCGAAAAAAGAACGCCAATCTTCCTGATTACGGTCAGCGCGATTTGATCACGCTCGCGAACCCGAAGTCGCCGATCTCGGAACAGTACCGGACGATCCGGACGAACCTCGAGTTCACGTCGATCGGTCAGAAATTGCAGATGATCACCGTCACGTCCGCCTCGAACGGCGAGGGCAAGTCGACGACCGCGGCGAACCTCGCCGTCGTCTACGCCCAGCTCGGCAAGCGCGTCCTGTTGATCGACTGCGACCTGCGGAAACCGACCGCGCATTTCACGTTCAAGACGTCGGCGCATGCCGGCCTGTCGACGATCCTCGTCGGGCGCATCCCACTCGACCGGGCCATCCAGAAAACAGACGTCGCGCGGCTGTCGCTCCTCGCCGCCGGCCCGATCCCGCCGAACCCGACCGAGCTCGTCGCCTCTGAACGGATGACGCAGTTGCTTGAAGACGTGCGCGCCGACTACGACATCGTCATCTTGGACGCGCCGCCGATGATGCAAGTGGCCGACGCGCGGCTGCTCGCGAACGTGTCGGACGGCACGATTCTCGTCATCGGCTGTGAGAACTCGGACCGCCAGCTCGTGTTGAAGGCGAAAGAACAGCTCGAACGGACCGGGACGCACATGCTCGGCCTCGTCCTCAACAAGCGGCCATCGAGCGGACGCCGTACGTATTACGCGTACGAGTGA
- a CDS encoding Ig-like domain-containing protein, whose translation MDEVLTLTFFDHWDEKLGETKVKVLSRNEDENPTVESPSIDFVKTITNQTRWASLCTNPYIDGMYRIIALNDQGELLDYRYIDNYKCEMHLNKPLNAGTSFTVQIVDGRDGEVYHEEVIEVVEATKASSPIVQKITDRSTYIEGRVTETEWVEDNIITVNDATNRKLCETHVNFDRTFSCPLKGLLPAGTIVSITQTADGYYPSDPTVATVSRTFNEPTPPIVIVPPSEVKPGAPILHPVTSDALGLTGSGTPGLVVKAWNEFGFRLGEATVNTDGSFRIPLERKLPQGIGIRVVQLQDGKISDGAQTYVQEGENVTLRLMDTLTDASTRLTGHLERMAFTPVRVELRQGKTVLAKDETTFFFRLDFKPQTKPLTLVLIHADGNETTQTIQPLDTTPPTLATMSTLTDRSTRVFGRAEAGSTIVVRHDKKRLTTKTTTAGVYSLNLPKLRIGEVVTVQAMDEAGNTSSILQRTVLGVQAPLTATASSRVVTGKGEPGSLVRVFSNNKMIGKTVKVDAKGTYRVSIPTQPKGKRLLVTQQKTGYVKQTQTVIIK comes from the coding sequence ATGGATGAAGTGTTAACTCTCACTTTCTTCGACCACTGGGACGAAAAACTTGGAGAAACAAAAGTGAAAGTGTTGTCGAGGAACGAGGATGAAAATCCAACAGTTGAATCACCATCGATTGACTTCGTAAAAACGATTACGAATCAGACGAGATGGGCATCCCTCTGCACAAATCCTTACATCGATGGGATGTATCGAATCATTGCCTTGAATGATCAAGGTGAGCTTCTTGATTACAGGTACATCGATAACTATAAATGTGAGATGCATTTGAACAAACCACTTAATGCAGGGACGAGTTTCACGGTCCAAATCGTCGATGGGAGGGACGGAGAGGTTTATCATGAGGAAGTGATTGAAGTAGTCGAGGCGACGAAAGCATCTTCGCCGATTGTACAGAAGATAACGGATCGAAGTACATACATCGAAGGACGTGTGACTGAAACCGAGTGGGTAGAGGATAACATCATCACCGTGAACGACGCAACAAACCGTAAACTTTGCGAAACCCACGTCAATTTTGATCGTACGTTCAGCTGTCCGTTAAAAGGCCTGCTCCCGGCAGGCACAATCGTCTCTATCACACAAACGGCAGACGGCTATTATCCGAGCGATCCGACTGTCGCGACGGTCTCTCGAACGTTTAACGAACCAACCCCGCCCATCGTGATTGTGCCTCCTTCTGAAGTGAAACCAGGCGCCCCAATTCTTCATCCGGTGACGAGTGACGCGCTCGGTCTCACCGGTTCTGGGACACCCGGGCTCGTCGTGAAGGCGTGGAACGAGTTCGGGTTCCGTCTCGGCGAGGCGACGGTCAATACAGATGGTTCTTTCCGCATCCCGCTTGAGCGGAAGTTGCCTCAAGGAATCGGCATCCGTGTCGTTCAACTACAAGACGGAAAGATAAGCGACGGGGCACAGACGTATGTGCAGGAAGGCGAGAACGTCACATTGAGGCTGATGGACACGTTGACCGATGCATCGACCCGTCTGACCGGACACCTCGAACGAATGGCGTTCACACCGGTGCGGGTAGAACTGCGCCAAGGAAAGACCGTGCTTGCGAAAGACGAGACGACGTTCTTCTTCCGGCTCGATTTTAAGCCGCAAACTAAACCGCTCACGCTTGTTTTGATCCACGCGGACGGGAACGAGACGACGCAAACGATTCAACCGCTCGATACGACACCGCCAACGCTCGCGACGATGTCAACGCTCACCGACCGCTCGACCCGTGTGTTCGGACGTGCGGAAGCCGGTTCGACCATCGTCGTTCGCCACGACAAGAAGCGATTGACGACGAAGACCACGACAGCCGGCGTCTATTCGCTCAATCTGCCAAAGTTACGAATTGGTGAGGTCGTCACGGTGCAGGCGATGGATGAGGCAGGGAATACGTCATCCATCCTACAGCGCACCGTCCTCGGGGTGCAGGCGCCACTCACCGCTACGGCATCTTCACGCGTCGTCACAGGAAAAGGTGAACCGGGATCGCTCGTCCGTGTGTTCTCCAATAACAAGATGATTGGGAAGACCGTCAAAGTGGACGCCAAAGGGACGTACCGGGTGAGCATCCCGACGCAACCAAAAGGGAAAAGATTGCTCGTGACGCAACAAAAGACAGGGTATGTGAAACAGACACAAACCGTCATCATCAAATAA
- a CDS encoding glycosyltransferase, with amino-acid sequence MKILHINAINDVKSTGRICKELAAVHHEYGHETRVAHSTGPVTEGSYVIGDAVDVKLHALHARITGRQGYASRLATENLVREIERYGPDVVHLHNLHANYLHLKTLFDFLAVRDIPTVLTLHDCWFFTGKCTHYAAAGCDKWQHGCGGCPLLKSDIPSWLFDRTSEMLADKRRWLTAIPRLGVVGVSDWITTEARFSFLGQANVIRRIHNWVDLDVFRPVETSALRERLGLTGKTVLLGVASTWGEAKGLTAFLDLARSRPDDAFLLIGRLDDATLPDNVIHVPETNDARELARYYALADVFLNLSEEESFGNVTVEAMACGTPVVVIDATASPELVTDETGAVVSTRRLEDIAYGIDRVLARGKAAYSDACVTHARTNFALHDRARDYLDVYETLRYEKVRNAL; translated from the coding sequence ATGAAGATCCTCCACATCAACGCGATCAATGACGTGAAGAGCACCGGACGGATCTGTAAAGAACTCGCGGCCGTCCATCACGAATATGGGCACGAGACGCGCGTCGCCCATTCGACGGGACCGGTCACCGAAGGGAGTTACGTCATCGGGGATGCGGTCGACGTGAAACTGCACGCGCTCCACGCCCGCATCACCGGACGGCAAGGGTACGCCTCACGGCTCGCGACCGAGAACTTGGTGCGCGAGATCGAGCGCTACGGCCCGGACGTCGTCCATCTCCATAACTTGCATGCGAACTACCTCCATCTGAAGACGCTCTTCGACTTTCTCGCCGTCCGCGACATCCCGACCGTGTTGACGCTCCACGACTGTTGGTTCTTCACCGGGAAGTGCACGCACTACGCGGCCGCCGGATGCGACAAGTGGCAGCACGGCTGCGGCGGCTGTCCGCTGTTAAAGTCCGACATCCCGAGCTGGCTGTTCGACCGGACGAGCGAGATGCTCGCGGACAAACGACGATGGTTGACGGCGATCCCGCGTCTCGGCGTCGTCGGCGTCTCCGATTGGATCACGACCGAGGCGCGTTTCTCGTTTCTCGGGCAGGCGAACGTCATCCGACGCATCCATAACTGGGTCGACCTCGACGTGTTCCGGCCGGTCGAGACGTCCGCGCTGCGGGAGCGTCTCGGCCTCACCGGCAAGACCGTCCTGCTCGGTGTCGCGAGCACGTGGGGCGAGGCGAAAGGGCTCACCGCCTTCCTCGACCTTGCCCGCTCCCGACCCGATGACGCGTTCCTGTTGATCGGTCGGCTCGACGACGCGACGCTTCCGGACAACGTCATCCATGTGCCGGAGACGAACGACGCCCGCGAGCTCGCCCGTTATTACGCGCTCGCCGACGTGTTCCTCAACTTGTCGGAAGAAGAGTCGTTCGGCAACGTCACGGTCGAGGCGATGGCGTGCGGTACCCCGGTCGTCGTCATCGACGCGACGGCGAGCCCGGAACTTGTCACCGATGAGACCGGTGCCGTCGTCTCGACACGGCGGCTCGAAGACATCGCCTACGGCATCGACCGCGTCCTCGCGCGCGGCAAGGCGGCCTACAGCGACGCGTGCGTCACCCACGCCCGGACGAACTTCGCCCTTCACGACCGGGCGCGCGACTACTTGGACGTCTATGAGACGCTCCGTTACGAGAAAGTGAGGAATGCGCTATGA
- the wecB gene encoding non-hydrolyzing UDP-N-acetylglucosamine 2-epimerase: MKRLKVMTIVGTRPEIIRLSAVIHKLEASDAIDHVLVHTGQNYDYELNEIFFEDFGLQTPDYILDASADGPMATIGNILIAVDPVLAAERPDAVLILGDTNSCLAAIAAKRHKIPIFHMEAGNRCFDERVPEETNRRIVDHIADVNLTYSDIAREYLLKEGLPADRIIKTGSPMYEVLTRHRDKIDRSDVLGRLGLTEGGYFVVSAHRDENISSDENFYDLIETLNAVAKTYDVPLIVSTHPRTAKRIRETGVPLHPHIQTLKPLGFSDYVKLQLHAKAVLSDSGTISEESSILGLKGLNIRQAHERPEAMEEGAAMMVGLKRDRVLQALRVLEETETPLRLVADYAMPNVSDKVLRILLSYTDYVMREVWKQGPVRHETKEV, encoded by the coding sequence ATGAAGCGACTGAAAGTGATGACCATCGTCGGGACACGGCCTGAAATCATCCGCTTGTCTGCCGTCATCCATAAGCTCGAGGCGTCCGACGCGATCGACCATGTCCTCGTCCATACCGGCCAGAACTACGACTATGAACTGAACGAGATTTTCTTCGAAGACTTCGGGCTCCAGACGCCGGACTACATTCTCGACGCCTCGGCCGACGGACCGATGGCGACGATCGGCAACATCTTGATCGCCGTCGACCCGGTGCTCGCCGCGGAGAGACCGGACGCCGTCCTCATCCTCGGCGACACGAACAGCTGCCTCGCCGCAATCGCCGCGAAGCGCCACAAGATCCCGATCTTCCATATGGAGGCGGGCAACCGTTGCTTCGACGAGCGGGTGCCGGAAGAGACGAACCGCCGCATCGTCGACCATATCGCCGACGTCAACTTGACGTATAGCGACATCGCCCGCGAGTACTTGTTGAAAGAAGGACTCCCGGCCGACCGCATCATCAAGACGGGCAGCCCGATGTACGAGGTGCTCACGCGCCACCGCGACAAGATCGACCGCTCGGACGTGCTCGGACGGCTCGGGTTGACGGAAGGCGGCTACTTCGTCGTCTCGGCGCACCGGGACGAGAACATCTCTTCGGACGAGAACTTCTATGACCTCATCGAGACGCTGAACGCCGTCGCGAAGACGTACGACGTGCCGCTCATCGTCAGCACGCACCCGCGCACGGCGAAACGGATCCGCGAGACGGGCGTACCGCTCCATCCGCACATCCAGACGCTCAAACCGCTCGGGTTCAGCGATTACGTCAAGCTACAGCTGCACGCGAAGGCGGTGCTTAGCGACAGCGGCACGATCAGCGAGGAGAGCTCGATCCTCGGGCTGAAAGGGCTCAACATCCGGCAGGCGCACGAACGGCCGGAAGCGATGGAAGAAGGGGCGGCGATGATGGTCGGGCTGAAGCGCGACCGGGTGCTCCAGGCGCTTCGCGTGCTCGAAGAGACAGAGACGCCGCTGCGGCTCGTCGCCGACTACGCGATGCCGAACGTGTCGGACAAGGTGCTGCGCATCTTGCTGTCGTACACCGACTACGTCATGCGCGAGGTGTGGAAACAAGGGCCGGTCCGTCACGAGACGAAGGAGGTGTGA
- a CDS encoding glycosyltransferase family 2 protein — MRPLVSIIIPVYNGSNYLAACIDSALAQTYEHVEVIVVNDGSTDGGKTADVARRYGDKIRYIEKENGGVSSALNRGIDEMEGDFFSWLSHDDLYAPRKIEAQIETLERERLDAKRTILVTGTAFIDEHGAPIRRYQRKFNGFYASNDMFRHLMLTASLNGCALLIPRDAFRAHRFSLEDKFIQDWMCWVEFALDGFDYFLTDEPLVYSRIHGAQQTKKIAHRAELESNRYLRTLLLRVERRGDSRELVPIILRHTFKEDATDVRDEYLATRNVRDYFSPLEYGTHRMKGWAVSNMLTLYRGVTNLIYR, encoded by the coding sequence ATGAGACCACTCGTCTCGATCATCATCCCGGTGTATAACGGGAGCAACTATTTGGCGGCTTGCATCGACAGCGCGCTCGCCCAGACGTATGAACACGTCGAGGTCATCGTCGTCAACGACGGGTCGACCGACGGCGGGAAGACGGCGGATGTCGCCCGGCGCTACGGCGACAAAATCCGGTATATCGAGAAAGAGAACGGCGGCGTCTCGAGCGCGCTCAACCGCGGGATCGACGAGATGGAAGGCGACTTCTTCTCTTGGCTCAGCCACGACGACTTGTACGCTCCACGTAAAATCGAGGCGCAAATCGAGACGCTCGAGCGGGAACGGCTCGACGCGAAACGGACGATCCTCGTCACGGGGACGGCGTTCATCGACGAACACGGGGCCCCGATTCGCCGCTATCAACGCAAGTTCAATGGATTTTACGCCTCGAACGACATGTTCCGACACTTGATGCTGACGGCGTCGCTCAACGGTTGCGCGCTCCTCATCCCGCGTGACGCGTTCCGCGCGCACCGCTTCTCGCTCGAGGACAAGTTCATCCAAGACTGGATGTGCTGGGTCGAGTTCGCGCTCGACGGCTTCGACTACTTCTTGACGGACGAGCCGCTCGTCTACTCGCGCATCCACGGGGCGCAGCAGACGAAAAAGATCGCGCATCGCGCCGAGCTCGAGTCGAACCGCTACTTGCGGACGCTCCTCTTGCGCGTCGAGCGAAGAGGGGACTCGCGAGAGCTCGTCCCGATCATCTTGCGCCACACGTTCAAAGAAGACGCGACCGACGTGCGCGATGAATATTTAGCGACGCGGAACGTGCGCGACTACTTCAGCCCGCTCGAGTATGGCACGCACCGGATGAAAGGCTGGGCCGTGTCGAACATGCTGACGCTGTACCGGGGCGTCACGAACCTCATCTATCGGTAG
- a CDS encoding EpsG family protein: protein MTIYLVNLALLVMWAMLLMRSDASYKRGWFVTFATIQWIVLSGFRHITVGDDTAQYKVLFLETEKLPLSALTNDFFKIVFTESEDPGYYLFQRLVQFVITDYQVYLVLIALLFMIPLGYFIYKYSSEPLISFLLFSVLFYEFFAVTGLRQTVATALVVLIGYHFIRAKRLVAFLAILFVALTIHKSALIFLPFYFLADKRLTKPYILGMLGIIAALFAFRGPFFNLLVSLSGYDTYSALEGAGAVNFSVMLLSVLLVALWRRDEILTNNPQAIHYFNALFLAACFLPLTFINPSMMRLVQYFTLFLLLMIPEIIKTFERRERLVVYYAAVTVLLLLFLQDAPVYTFFWQ, encoded by the coding sequence ATGACCATCTATCTCGTCAATCTCGCGCTCCTCGTCATGTGGGCGATGCTCCTCATGCGAAGCGACGCATCGTACAAACGCGGCTGGTTCGTCACGTTCGCGACGATTCAATGGATCGTGCTCTCCGGCTTTCGCCACATCACGGTCGGGGACGACACGGCACAGTATAAGGTGCTCTTCCTCGAGACCGAAAAGTTACCGCTGTCCGCCTTGACGAACGACTTCTTCAAAATCGTCTTCACCGAGAGCGAGGACCCGGGCTACTATTTGTTCCAACGTCTCGTCCAGTTCGTCATCACCGACTATCAAGTGTACTTGGTGTTGATCGCGCTCCTCTTCATGATCCCGCTCGGCTACTTCATCTACAAGTACTCGAGTGAGCCGCTCATCAGCTTCTTGTTGTTCTCGGTGCTGTTTTACGAGTTCTTCGCCGTCACGGGGCTAAGGCAGACGGTGGCGACGGCGCTCGTCGTCTTGATCGGCTACCATTTCATCCGGGCGAAGCGGCTCGTCGCCTTCCTCGCCATCTTGTTCGTCGCCTTGACGATCCATAAGTCGGCACTCATCTTCTTACCGTTTTACTTCCTCGCCGACAAGCGGCTGACGAAACCGTACATTCTCGGGATGCTCGGCATCATCGCCGCCTTGTTCGCCTTCCGTGGCCCGTTCTTCAATTTGCTCGTCTCGCTGTCGGGGTACGACACGTACTCGGCGCTCGAAGGGGCGGGGGCTGTCAACTTCAGCGTCATGCTGCTCTCGGTGCTGCTCGTCGCCCTTTGGCGCCGGGATGAGATCTTGACGAACAACCCGCAGGCGATCCATTACTTCAATGCCTTGTTCCTCGCCGCGTGCTTCTTGCCGCTCACGTTCATCAACCCGTCGATGATGCGGCTCGTCCAATACTTCACGCTGTTCTTGCTCCTCATGATCCCGGAGATCATCAAGACGTTCGAGCGGCGGGAACGTCTCGTCGTCTATTACGCGGCGGTGACGGTGCTGTTGCTCCTGTTCTTGCAGGACGCACCGGTGTACACGTTCTTCTGGCAATAA
- a CDS encoding sugar transferase produces the protein MRYLNQKRRFDVLVSATALVVLAPLFLMLAVLIKLDSRGPVFFRQQRVGRDETLFWIYKFRTMRDDTPNDVPTHLFNDATKHITKIGAFLRKTSLDELPQLINILQGDMSLVGPRPALWNQDDLIEARRKEGATHVVPGLTGWAQVKGRDELPIDVKAKLDGDYVRHMGHRLDLLCLAMTVRNVLLKEGIIEGSVTPPTSVPLKEKEMTHVAKK, from the coding sequence ATGCGCTACTTGAACCAGAAGCGCCGCTTTGACGTACTCGTGAGCGCGACCGCCCTGGTCGTGCTCGCCCCGTTGTTTTTAATGCTCGCCGTCCTCATCAAGCTCGACTCGAGAGGCCCGGTCTTCTTCCGACAACAACGCGTCGGACGGGACGAGACGCTGTTTTGGATCTATAAGTTCCGGACGATGCGGGACGACACGCCAAACGACGTGCCGACGCACTTGTTCAACGACGCGACGAAACACATCACGAAAATCGGCGCCTTTCTCCGGAAGACGAGCCTTGACGAGTTGCCGCAGTTGATCAACATCCTGCAAGGCGACATGTCGCTCGTCGGGCCGCGCCCGGCGCTATGGAACCAGGACGACTTGATCGAGGCGCGGCGGAAGGAAGGGGCGACGCATGTCGTGCCCGGCCTGACCGGTTGGGCGCAAGTGAAAGGCCGCGACGAGCTGCCGATTGACGTGAAGGCGAAGCTTGACGGCGATTACGTCCGTCATATGGGTCACCGGCTCGACTTGCTCTGCCTCGCCATGACCGTCCGCAACGTCCTGCTCAAAGAAGGCATCATCGAAGGGAGCGTCACCCCGCCGACGTCCGTCCCGCTGAAAGAAAAAGAGATGACGCATGTTGCGAAAAAATGA
- a CDS encoding YveK family protein gives MNDQTTIVGDLVEVLKKSKWLLVPFMLIGGFAAYYLSSTFIQPTYEASTQVLLVTKQENDRVDSSEVLSSLSLVNTYRVIMKSPAILSEVKERVPNAPDPISDAITVESEEDSQVINVVVTHTDAAGAAETANVISEVFAAEIPDLMNIDNVRILSPAEVPTDPVSPNLLINTAIGVFVGLFFGALIGLLRYLFDKRIQTEQEAERLLDLPVIGSVPVIERRDMKVKKPKVPDVKGDLPHVSAKKERQSS, from the coding sequence ATGAACGATCAAACGACGATCGTCGGCGATCTCGTCGAGGTGCTGAAAAAGAGCAAGTGGCTGCTCGTGCCTTTCATGCTCATCGGCGGATTCGCTGCCTATTACTTGAGCTCGACGTTCATCCAGCCGACGTACGAGGCGTCGACACAAGTGCTCCTCGTGACGAAACAAGAAAATGACCGGGTCGACAGTTCCGAAGTGTTGTCGTCGCTCTCGCTCGTCAACACGTACCGGGTCATCATGAAGAGCCCGGCCATCTTGAGCGAAGTGAAAGAGCGCGTGCCGAACGCACCGGATCCGATCTCGGATGCCATCACCGTCGAGAGCGAGGAAGACTCGCAAGTCATCAACGTCGTCGTGACCCATACGGACGCCGCGGGCGCAGCCGAGACGGCGAACGTCATCAGCGAAGTGTTCGCCGCGGAGATCCCGGACCTCATGAACATCGACAACGTCCGCATCTTGTCGCCGGCCGAAGTACCGACGGATCCGGTCTCGCCGAACTTGCTCATCAACACGGCGATCGGCGTCTTTGTCGGTCTGTTCTTCGGTGCTCTCATCGGCCTGTTACGCTACTTGTTCGACAAACGCATCCAGACCGAACAGGAAGCCGAACGACTCCTCGACTTGCCGGTCATCGGCTCGGTGCCGGTCATCGAACGTCGCGATATGAAAGTAAAGAAGCCGAAAGTACCTGACGTGAAAGGAGACCTTCCCCATGTTTCTGCGAAAAAAGAACGCCAATCTTCCTGA
- a CDS encoding oligosaccharide flippase family protein → MSTRVEPDEAASTRKIKYGAAMSYTQIFFGILSGLIYTPWMIQEIGQASYGLYMLTISLISMFAMDFGLDAAVSRFMSKYLAEGSEEKAARFLGVAYKLFIGLAVALFIILAVVYFFLDSIYAGLTPGELDSLKVLYIIAGLFIVVSFPTKPFSGILVSHEQFLFASALHLGEKIATVVLMVTALVLGYGLYALVLVNAFVGTLVLLIEYVFIRRKTTVRANFTERDPGIYKDIFSFTSWSTVTLVAQRFVLNITPSLLGMLAGSASIALFSVGMVIEGYVWTIASALGFLFLPKVSRMISRDDRGAIATLFVRIGRIQLYIVGLIVTSFFILGREFMHLWVGEAFNDSYYIALLLVAPSLVTLTQDIGNTTLIAENKVKYRAYASLIVAVISMTLSPLLIPIYGPIGAAFAICLGNTVGLVLYMNVIYYRVLKLDVAGFFRACHLKLLPGLAIYTALGWGIQQLFPATNLFGLAVKGIGFVLLYTVIMWLLAFDDSEKGLIRQVFAQVKLRILSIHHTS, encoded by the coding sequence ATGTCGACACGCGTCGAGCCCGATGAGGCCGCGAGCACGCGAAAAATCAAATACGGGGCCGCCATGTCGTACACACAAATCTTCTTCGGCATCCTGTCCGGACTCATCTACACCCCGTGGATGATCCAAGAGATCGGCCAGGCGAGCTATGGGCTCTACATGCTCACCATCTCGCTCATCAGCATGTTCGCGATGGACTTCGGTCTCGACGCCGCCGTGTCACGGTTCATGAGCAAGTATCTCGCCGAAGGGTCAGAAGAGAAGGCGGCCCGGTTCCTCGGTGTCGCCTATAAGCTGTTCATCGGTCTCGCCGTCGCGTTGTTCATCATCTTGGCGGTCGTCTACTTCTTCCTCGACTCGATTTACGCCGGGCTGACGCCGGGTGAGCTCGACTCGCTTAAAGTGCTCTACATCATCGCTGGTCTCTTCATCGTCGTGTCGTTCCCGACGAAGCCGTTCTCGGGCATCCTCGTCTCGCACGAGCAGTTCTTGTTCGCGAGCGCGCTCCATCTTGGGGAAAAGATTGCGACCGTCGTGCTCATGGTGACGGCGCTCGTCCTCGGATACGGGCTGTACGCCCTCGTCCTCGTCAACGCCTTCGTCGGCACGCTCGTCTTGTTGATCGAGTACGTCTTCATCCGGCGGAAGACGACGGTCCGGGCCAACTTCACCGAACGGGATCCCGGCATCTATAAAGATATCTTCAGCTTCACGTCGTGGAGCACGGTGACGCTCGTCGCCCAGCGCTTCGTCTTGAACATCACCCCGAGCCTGCTCGGGATGCTCGCCGGCAGCGCCTCGATTGCCTTGTTCTCGGTCGGGATGGTCATCGAAGGCTACGTCTGGACGATCGCCTCGGCGCTCGGCTTCTTGTTCCTCCCGAAAGTGAGCCGGATGATCTCGCGCGACGACCGGGGCGCCATCGCCACGCTCTTCGTCCGCATCGGCCGCATCCAGCTCTATATCGTCGGCTTGATCGTCACGTCGTTCTTCATCCTCGGCCGCGAGTTCATGCACTTATGGGTCGGGGAGGCGTTCAACGACTCGTATTACATCGCGCTCCTCCTCGTCGCCCCGAGCCTCGTGACGCTGACGCAAGACATCGGCAACACGACGCTCATCGCCGAGAACAAAGTGAAGTACCGGGCGTACGCGTCCTTGATCGTCGCCGTCATCAGCATGACGTTGTCGCCGCTCCTCATCCCGATCTACGGACCGATCGGGGCGGCCTTCGCGATCTGCCTCGGCAACACGGTCGGGCTCGTCCTCTACATGAACGTCATCTACTACCGCGTACTGAAGCTCGACGTCGCCGGCTTCTTCCGGGCGTGCCACTTGAAACTGTTACCGGGGCTCGCGATCTACACGGCGCTCGGCTGGGGCATCCAACAGCTGTTCCCGGCGACGAACTTGTTCGGTCTCGCCGTCAAAGGCATCGGGTTCGTCCTGCTCTATACCGTCATCATGTGGCTGCTCGCCTTTGACGACAGTGAGAAAGGGCTCATCCGTCAAGTATTCGCCCAAGTGAAGCTCCGTATCCTATCCATCCATCACACATCCTAG
- a CDS encoding polysaccharide biosynthesis protein — translation MFSNKTLLITGGTGSFGNAVMERFLHTDIKEIRIFSRDEKKQEDIRKRYNDDKLKFYIGDVRDPNSVKNAMYGVDYVFHAAALKQVPSCEFFPIEAVKTNILGTENVLNAAVEAGVAKVICLSTDKAAYPINAMGISKAMMEKVFVAKARAVGPEQTLICGTRYGNVMASRGSVIPLFVEQIKQGEPLTVTDPLMTRFLMSLSDAVELVVFAFNHAHAGDIMVQKSPASTIGVLAEALKQLFGVDNPVKVIGTRHGEKAFETLMTREEHVVAEDMGGFFRVPADNRDLNYDKYFSEGSQELTVQGEYNSNNTEQLDVEAVKQLLLTLPYIREELAAWHLPASTKRIG, via the coding sequence ATGTTCTCGAACAAGACACTCCTCATCACGGGCGGGACCGGCTCTTTCGGCAACGCCGTCATGGAGCGTTTCCTCCATACCGACATTAAAGAAATCCGCATCTTCTCGCGTGACGAGAAAAAACAAGAAGACATCCGTAAACGCTACAACGACGACAAACTCAAATTTTACATCGGTGACGTCCGTGACCCGAACAGCGTGAAGAACGCGATGTACGGCGTCGACTACGTGTTCCACGCCGCGGCGCTCAAACAAGTGCCGTCGTGCGAGTTCTTCCCGATCGAGGCCGTCAAGACGAACATCCTCGGCACAGAGAACGTGTTGAACGCGGCCGTCGAGGCGGGCGTGGCGAAAGTCATCTGCCTGTCGACCGACAAGGCGGCGTATCCGATCAACGCGATGGGCATCTCGAAAGCGATGATGGAAAAAGTGTTCGTCGCCAAGGCACGCGCCGTCGGACCGGAGCAGACGCTCATCTGCGGCACCCGTTACGGCAACGTCATGGCGTCGCGCGGCTCGGTCATCCCGCTCTTCGTCGAACAGATCAAACAAGGCGAACCGCTCACCGTCACCGACCCGCTCATGACCCGTTTCCTCATGAGTTTGAGCGATGCCGTCGAACTCGTCGTCTTCGCGTTCAACCACGCGCACGCCGGCGACATCATGGTCCAAAAATCACCGGCCTCGACAATCGGTGTGCTCGCCGAGGCGCTGAAACAGCTGTTCGGTGTCGACAACCCGGTGAAAGTGATCGGCACACGGCACGGCGAGAAGGCGTTCGAGACGCTCATGACGCGCGAAGAGCATGTCGTCGCCGAGGACATGGGCGGCTTCTTCCGCGTCCCGGCCGACAACCGCGACCTCAACTATGACAAGTATTTCAGTGAAGGCAGCCAAGAGCTGACCGTCCAAGGCGAATACAACTCGAACAACACGGAGCAACTCGACGTCGAGGCGGTGAAACAGCTCCTCTTGACGCTCCCTTACATCCGAGAAGAACTGGCGGCGTGGCACCTTCCGGCATCGACGAAACGAATCGGGTGA